The sequence GCACACAGCATCCACCACGCCATACAGAAGCCGTTGCCGACGTTTTTTCTGTCATCCTTCGCTGCGCTCAGGATGACATCATCGCGGGAGCGGGGTGCGGGCGGATATGCCACGGTAATTCGTCGACGTTCATAGATGACACGAGCGCGGGAACGGACGGCCGGCGGGTCATTGGTCTTGTTCCTCAAGGACAACCGCCACCGGCCGCCACACCGCGACAACGTCACTTACTCAACGGGAGCCGCACGGCGTTGCGCGCGAAGAAGAGAAGGTTGGCCGGGCGCTCCGCCAGCCGGCGCATCAGGTACGGGTACCAGCCGGTTCCGTGATTCGTGGAGATGAGCACCGTGTAGCCACGCCGGAGGAGCTGGAGCTGCAGGTCCGTCGCGATGCCATAGAGCATCTGGAACTCGAAGCGGTCCCGGGGGATCTTGTTGGCGATCGCGAAGTCGATGATGTGCTCGATGATCCTTCGGTCGTGCGTGGCGATCGCCGTGTAGCCGTCGGCGGTGAGCGCGCGTTCGGCCAGCCGGATGTAGGCGCGATCGACGTCGGCCTTGCTCGGGTAGGCGATGTCGGGCGGCTCGAGATAGGCGCCCTTGACGATCCGGATGTTGGGCGCGTAGGGGAGCAGCGACTCGAGGTCCACCTCGCTGCGATAGAGATAGGCCTGGAGGACGACCCCGGTGTTGTCCAGGCCCGCCTCGCGTAGGTCCCGGTAGATCCCAAGCGTGCCGTCGACCCACGGCGAGTCTTCCATGTCCATGCGGACGAAGGTGCCGACCTTCGCGCCGTGCTCGACGACCCGGCGGATGTTACGGTAGCCGACTTCCCGGCTCACGCTCAGGCCCAGGTGGGTCGGCTTGAGCGCGATGTTGGTGCGCAACCCCTCGGCCTTGAGACGATCGATCACCCGGATGTACTCGTCGGCGACCGCGTCGGCAGTCGCCTCGTCGAAAACGTGCTCGCCGAAGATGGTGGTGTTGGTCTTGAAGCCCATGTCTTCGAGGCGACGCAGCGCCTGGATCGCTTGGTCCAGGCTCTCACCGGCGACGAAGCGCGCCGCGCCGAGCTGCATGCCGTAGCGCTCAACCGTGCGCCGCACCACCGGGTTCGTCGTCGCGTGGAGGATACCGTTCCGGAAGACCCGGTTCACTGCGTCCGACAGGCCCATGGCTCGCCATCACC is a genomic window of Sphaerobacter thermophilus DSM 20745 containing:
- a CDS encoding proline dehydrogenase family protein; protein product: MGLSDAVNRVFRNGILHATTNPVVRRTVERYGMQLGAARFVAGESLDQAIQALRRLEDMGFKTNTTIFGEHVFDEATADAVADEYIRVIDRLKAEGLRTNIALKPTHLGLSVSREVGYRNIRRVVEHGAKVGTFVRMDMEDSPWVDGTLGIYRDLREAGLDNTGVVLQAYLYRSEVDLESLLPYAPNIRIVKGAYLEPPDIAYPSKADVDRAYIRLAERALTADGYTAIATHDRRIIEHIIDFAIANKIPRDRFEFQMLYGIATDLQLQLLRRGYTVLISTNHGTGWYPYLMRRLAERPANLLFFARNAVRLPLSK